The DNA segment gtaagtATGGAGAGgtaaagaggagaaggaagaaaggcagagagggagagagggagagagggagaggaagaggggcagagTGAAAAGAGAGAGGGCGGGGAgaagagtggggagggaggagaggggaaggagaggaaggcagagagaaagagggagaagaaaggtgggagagggggaggtggagaaggggaggggaaggggagaggggggatgCCAGCCTTGCTAGCGGCAGCTTAGCTGTAGTCTCACAACACCGCCATGCCATTTTGCTATCTTAAAATAAACATGACCCCCTATttgaaaagaatgtttaaaacatttcttcaaaCCTCTTTTCAAATTGCAGCAGTATAGTGACATTCCTAATGAACAAGTACCCATTAACCCGCTACTTAACAGATAGACAGGAAAGCCCACAGACTTTTTTTGTTTGCATGCAACTGCTTTTATAAGCCAATTTTAGGTTGTAAGAAGGAGCTCCCAGTCTCATCAGGTTGGAGACCGTCCTCGCTGCTGCAGGCTGTTAAAGTGAGCCTCCCTCAAGACCTGGTTGATGCAGAAGTAAGGACCTTGGGATATGACAGACTCTTCGTTGAACGACTGAGGGATCCTCGGGTTGGGATCAGCAACGATCCAGTTTGCGCTGCTTCCTGGTCCACTGGATGTCTCTGGGACATTAATATTGTTGATATTCTGTTCATTATTGCTGCCTGAgggctgcaaagagaaaaactagAAGAAGATCACGACACTACTACTACAATGTATTTCCTAATGGTCTTGGAGAATAGCAACATCACACTCTAGACTGGGCTTCGTGGTTTACCAAGTACAACGACTTAGCACAGCTCATTGTGTCATCACAACAACCGTATACATTAAGTTGGGATTCAGAGCCCTCATcttgcaaatgaggaaacagatccctgacttgcccaaagtcacatggCTAGGATGTGGCAGAGTAGGAGTCAGACTTAGGAATTCTATTTCCAATGCCCTTCACACATTTTCTGTCCCAGGTGCACCGTTTCTTACAATAACCTGCCACACAGACAAAGCACAATGGGCAGCGTCAAACGGTACTACAAGACATACTATAAATAATGTCCACAAAAGTGAGGTGGGCTGTGGTGACAAGTTAAAACAAGTAAGTGCATTGCTATGTACACGCCTTGATATAAACAGACATGCATATACACGTGTGTACAAATACATGATGATTCTGCACATGTATCTTGATGGCGGACATATATGGTCTTCCCTTCTTCATTCAAGACTCcccacaggggccggtgctgtggcgtagtgggtagagccgctgcctgcactgccagcatcctgtagggtgccagtttgacatccggctgctgcacttttgttccagctcgctgctatggcctgggaaagcagtggaggatggcccctgcacccgcattggagacccggaggaaactcgtgactcctggctcctggatttggatcagtgcagctccggccatttcaaccaactggggagtgaaccagtggatggaagatctctctatctctctctctgtctctccttctctctgtgtgtcactctgactttcacataaacaaataaaatcttaaaaaaaaagactccccaCATACCCTGAAAGGCATCTCACATAGGTTTTATGAGAGTCGCATGTGAAGTGTAAGCTGTTGGCATTTTTGATGAAGGTTATTCACTGCTCCTCTATAATTATGAATCTGGTAGAGTGTGTGTgttcgtggttttttttt comes from the Oryctolagus cuniculus chromosome X, mOryCun1.1, whole genome shotgun sequence genome and includes:
- the LOC103351838 gene encoding protein VCF1 isoform X1 translates to MTLIRKKRSANKEDNQHSARCKRAKRNPVAQESQEAEFFSLQPSGSNNEQNINNINVPETSSGPGSSANWIVADPNPRIPQSFNEESVISQGPYFCINQVLREAHFNSLQQRGRSPT
- the LOC103351838 gene encoding protein VCF1 isoform X2 → MTLIRKKRSANKEDNQHSARCKRAKRNPVAQESQEAEPSGSNNEQNINNINVPETSSGPGSSANWIVADPNPRIPQSFNEESVISQGPYFCINQVLREAHFNSLQQRGRSPT